In one Ananas comosus cultivar F153 linkage group 12, ASM154086v1, whole genome shotgun sequence genomic region, the following are encoded:
- the LOC109718274 gene encoding pentatricopeptide repeat-containing protein At3g06430, chloroplastic, producing the protein MASAFSLSSFLSPPLPCPSRNEHSSHLASARVSVRCAAPLGYRPRRREPSHPATPSSSSRRGGGGRASGRGAAVAAPPKPKPKPKPTPTPTPAPAPRKRHWKEGEFPGASEGSAPRPPPRTPIKNLKKKADDRAAAAAWACTVTEALADRIQKRQWEDALEVFEMLREQPFYHPKEGTYMKLLILLGKSGQPARAQQLFDSMIEEGLQPTSGLYTALLAAYSRNDLLDEAYQVLNTMKTLPLCLPDVYTYSTLIKACVDALRFDLVDSLYKEMDERSIHPNTVTQNIVLSGYGKAGKFDEMERVLSGMLENSSCRPDIWSMNIILGLFGNMGQVEMMEKWYEKFREYGIEPETRTFNILIGAYGKRRMYDKMSAVMEYMRKLAFPWTTSTYNNVIEAFADVADAKNMELAFDQMRAEGMKADTKTFCCLINGFSNAGLFHKVVSSVKLAERLEITKNTMFFNAVISACAKAGDLIEMDRVFKTMKDRHCEPDAMTYSILVEAYKKEGMRDKIYDLEQENPGLVGTVVAA; encoded by the exons ATGGCGTCCGCTTTCTCgctctcctccttcctctctcctcctctcccctgcCCTTCTCGAAACGAGCATAGCTCGCATTTGGCTTCCGCTAGGGTTTCAGTGCGGTGCGCCGCCCCCCTCGGATATCGTCCGAGGAGGAGGGAGCCCTCCCACCCGGCCACCCCCTCCTCCAGCAgccgacgcggcggcggcggccgcgccTCCGGGCGCGGCGCTGCTGTGGCGGCGCCGCCGAAGCCGAAGCCGAAGCCGaagccgacgccgacgccgacgccggcgccggcgccgaggAAGCGGCACTGGAAGGAGGGGGAGTTCCCGGGCGCGTCGGAGGGGTCGGCGCCGCGGCCGCCCCCGAGGACGCCGATCAAGAACCTGAAGAAGAAGGCCGACGaccgggcggcggcggcggcatggGCGTGCACGGTCACCGAGGCACTCGCCGACAGGATCCAGAAGAGGCAGTGGGAGGACGCTCTCGAG GTGTTTGAGATGCTCAGAGAACAACCGTTCTACCACCCAAAAGAGGGCACATACATGAAACTTCTCATACTCCTTGGAAAATCAGGACAACCCGCTCGTGCGCAGCAACTCTTTGACTCGATGATAGAAGAAGGATTACAACCAACTTCGGGACTATACACTGCCTTGCTCGCAGCATACTCTCGCAATGACCTCCTCGACGAGGCATACCAAGTCCTCAACACAATGAAGACCCTCCCCCTCTGCCTACCGGATGTCTACACCTACAGCACACTCATTAAAGCCTGTGTCGATGCATTGAGATTTGATCTGGTTGATTCCCTATACAAAGAGATGGATGAGAGGTCGATACATCCCAACACAGTCACTCAAAACATAGTTCTTAGTGGTTATGGCAAAGCTGGGAAATTTGACGAGATGGAAAGAGTTCTCTCTGGAATGCTTGAAAATAGTTCTTGTAGACCTGACATATGGTCCATGAACATCATTTTAGGCCTATTCGGTAACATGGGCCAGGTCGAAATGATGGAAAAATGGTATGAGAAGTTCAGGGAATATGGAATTGAGCCTGAAACCCGGACCTTTAACATTTTGATCGGTGCCTACGGAAAGAGAAGGATGTATGATAAGATGTCTGCAGTTATGGAATACATGCGCAAGCTGGCTTTTCCGTGGACCACCTCAACCTATAACAACGTGATCGAAGCATTTGCTGACGTAGCAGATGCGAAGAATATGGAGCTCGCATTTGATCAGATGCGTGCCGAGGGGATGAAGGCGGATACGAAGACCTTTTGTTGCCTGATAAATGGGTTTAGTAATGCGGGCTTGTTTCATAAGGTGGTAAGCAGTGTTAAACTGGCTGAGAGGTTAGAGATTACAAAGAATACTATGTTCTTTAATGCAGTGATATCGGCCTGTGCCAAGGCGGGCGATTTGATAGAGATGGATAGGGTATTTAAGACTATGAAGGATAGGCATTGTGAGCCAGATGCTATGACGTACTCGATTTTGGTGGAGGCATATAAGAAAGAAGGAATGAGAGATAAGATTTATGATTTAGAGCAGGAGAATCCAGGTTTGGTTGGGACTGTAGTTGCGGCTTAG
- the LOC109718275 gene encoding autophagy-related protein 8i-like produces MRQMLPFKEEFTFEERLQESKDILAKYPDRVPVVVERFSRTDLPEMEKRKFLVPCDMTVGQFIHILRSRLHLPSGKALFIFIQDTLPQTASIMDSMYQQYKDEDGFLYMCYSSEKTFG; encoded by the exons ATGAGGCAGATGCTTCCCTTCAAGGAGGAGTTCACCTTCG AGGAGCGGCTCCAGGAATCGAAGGACATCCTCGCCAAGTATCCCGATCGAGTGCCG GTTGTTGTTGAGAGATTTTCAAGGACTGATCTTCCAGAGATGGAGAAGAGAAA GTTTCTGGTCCCTTGCGACATGACCGTCGGGCAGTTCATTCACATTCTAAGAAGCAGGCTGCACCTTCCTTCTGGGAAAGcacttttcattttcattcagGATACTTTGCCTCAAACAG CAAGCATCATGGATTCTATGTACCAACAATACAAAGATGAGGATGGATTCCTTTACATGTGCTACAGCAGTGAGAAGACCTTTGGATGA
- the LOC109718279 gene encoding probable beta-D-xylosidase 5 produces MAPPCSNSSPQSIFLLLVTIFAAVSHGDNSNSNPNAPLYTYKYICDPQRFEQLGLNMAQFGFCNKSLPYAVRAKRLVDSMTLAEKVGQTGNGATGVQRLGIPQYNWWSEALHGVSDVGGGSKFSNIVPGATSFPTPITSAAAFNETLWKTIGEAVSTEARAMHNLGVAGLTFWSPNINVVRDPRWGRILETPGEDPFVVGRYAVNYVRGLQDVTGFETTDDLNTRPLKVSACCKHYAAYDVDAWYAPGNFFIDRYHYSANVTEQDMVETFLRPFEMCVKDGDVSSVMCSYNSVNGIPTCTDARLLRGTVRGDWNLHGYIVADCDSIEVIVDQQKYLADTPEDAVAQVLKGGLDLDCMSFYQTYLENATRHGLVKEADIDKALINNYIVLMRVGLFDGQPAYDSLNQNNICSAEHVELATDAARQGVVLLKNENNVLPLNTTAHKNIAAVGPHANATHVMLGNYAGTPCSYSSPLDGLSRYAKVSYLPGCLDVACLNLTYIFPAVRISKTADATIIFAGLDLSVEAESNDRSNLNLPGYQNLFIRQVASAAKGPVVLVILSAGGVNIDEFKSSSDIDAILWVGYPGEQGGNAIADVIYGKYNPGGRLPVTWYTADYVMQLPMTSMQLRPNDDLGFPGRTYKFYNGSTVYPFGFGLSYTNFIYTVVSTQRSVEKELGLGRHCHQLQYNTSAYIPPCQAAIVEDLSCDDDDVAIDVLVTNTGTVDGSHVVVLYATAPEGIIGAPIKQVIGFQRVFVAAGKSEVASFKLQSCRSLSIVTGSAYVALPAGEHTISVGDGDGAVQFPFQVYFKSQKSF; encoded by the exons ATGGCTCCTCCTTGTTCTAATTCATCTCCTCAGTCGATCTTCCTCCTCCTTGTTACGATCTTCGCCGCCGTCTCCCACGGAGACAACTCGAACTCGAATCCAAACGCGCCGCTGTACACGTACAAGTACATATGCGACCCGCAGCGGTTCGAGCAGCTGGGGCTGAACATGGCGCAGTTCGGGTTCTGCAACAAGTCGCTGCCGTACGCGGTGCGGGCGAAGCGGCTGGTGGACAGCATGACGCTGGCAGAGAAGGTGGGGCAGACGGGGAACGGGGCGACCGGGGTGCAGCGCCTCGGCATCCCCCAGTACAACTGGTGGTCGGAGGCGCTCCACGGCGTCTCCGACGTCGGAGGGGGCTCCAAGTTCAGTAATATCGTGCCGGGGGCCACCAGCTTCCCCACTCCCatcacctccgccgccgcattCAACGAGACCCTCTGGAAGACCATCGGCGAG GCTGTTTCGACAGAGGCGAGGGCCATGCACAACCTAGGTGTTGCCGGGCTCACCTTCTGGAGCCCGAACATCAACGTGGTCCGCGACCCGCGGTGGGGCCGCATCCTGGAGACCCCCGGTGAGGACCCCTTCGTGGTGGGGCGCTACGCCGTCAACTACGTCCGCGGCCTGCAGGACGTGACGGGCTTCGAGACCACCGACGATCTCAACACCCGCCCTCTCAAGGTCTCCGCCTGTTGCAAGCACTACGCCGCCTACGACGTCGACGCCTGGTACGCGCCCGGAAACTTCTTCATCGATCGCTACCACTACAGCGCAAAC gtgacCGAACAAGATATGGTCGAGACGTTCCTGCGTCCCTTCGAGATGTGCGTGAAGGATGGGGATGTTAGCAGTGTGATGTGCTCGTACAACAGCGTCAACGGCATCCCCACGTGCACCGACGCACGCCTTCTCCGGGGAACTGTTAGAGGAGATTGGAATCTTCATGG CTATATTGTTGCTGATTGCGACTCAATTGAGGTCATAGTCGACCAACAGAAGTACTTGGCAGACACTCCGGAGGATGCCGTAGCTCAGGTTTTGAAAGGAG gtttggatttggattgcaTGTCCTTCTACCAAACGTACCTGGAGAATGCTACGCGCCACGGGCTCGTGAAAGAAGCCGACATCGACAAGGCGCTGATCAACAACTACATCGTTCTGATGCGCGTCGGATTGTTCGACGGGCAGCCGGCCTACGACTCGTTGAACCAAAACAACATCTGCTCTGCGGAGCACGTCGAACTGGCGACCGACGCAGCAAGGCAGGGAGTTGTTCTTCTCAAGAACGAGAACAATGTTCTTCCCCTCAACACCACCGCGCACAAGAACATCGCCGCCGTCGGCCCTCACGCCAATGCCACACATGTTATGCTCGGCAACTATGCAG GCACTCCATGCAGCTACTCGTCGCCACTCGACGGCCTCTCGCGGTACGCCAAGGTGTCGTACCTGCCCGGCTGCCTCGACGTCGCGTGCCTCAACTTGACGTACATCTTCCCGGCAGTTCGGATCTCAAAGACCGCTGATGCCACAATCATCTTCGCAGGCCTCGATCTGTCGGTGGAGGCGGAGTCCAACGACCGGTCCAACCTCAACCTCCCCGGCTACCAGAACCTGTTCATCCGCCAGGTTGCAAGCGCGGCAAAGGGCCCCGTTGTCCTCGTCATCCTCTCAGCTGGCGGAGTCAACATTGACGAGTTTAAGAGCTCGTCTGACATTGATGCGATCCTTTGGGTCGGGTATCCAGGTGAGCAGGGAGGGAATGCGATCGCCGACGTGATCTACGGAAAATACAATCCGGGTGGTAGGCTTCCAGTAACATGGTACACAGCCGACTACGTGATGCAGCTCCCGATGACATCCATGCAGCTCCGGCCGAACGACGACCTGGGTTTTCCTGGGCGGACCTACAAGTTCTACAACGGGTCGACGGTGTATCCCTTCGGTTTCGGGTTGAGCTACACCAACTTCATCTACACGGTGGTGTCGACCCAAAGGTCAGTCGAGAAGGAGCTCGGGCTCGGCCGCCACTGCCACCAGCTGCAGTACAACACCTCGGCCTACATACCACCGTGCCAGGCTGCAATTGTCGAGGATCTCTCGTGCGATGACGATGATGTGGCGATCGACGTGCTCGTGACAAACACCGGAACTGTGGACGGGAGCCACGTGGTGGTGCTGTATGCAACCGCGCCAGAGGGAATCATCGGAGCCCCGATCAAACAGGTGATAGGGTTCCAGAGGGTGTTCGTGGCGGCCGGAAAGAGCGAGGTGGCGAGCTTCAAGCTGCAGTCATGCCGGAGCCTGAGCATCGTGACAGGGTCAGCCTACGTTGCGCTGCCGGCTGGCGAGCACACCATCTCGGTGGGCGATGGCGATGGCGCCGTGCAGTTCCCCTTCCAGGTGTACTTCAAGAGCCAGAAAAGCTTTTGA
- the LOC109718276 gene encoding probable beta-D-xylosidase 2: MAASSLFPRLLFLLSFTLYIPPSSSSRSVPPATAAATAATPAALASALAPGLPPYKPGPITTNGKNYTKACDPARFADLGLDMADFLYCNSSLGYAERVRDLVGRMTLVEKIANLGDRAQGAARIGLPKYGWWSEALHGVASTGHATYFGDVVPAATSFPNVILTAAAFNETLWKAIAQAISTEGRAMYNLGHTGLTFWSPNINVARDPRWGRVLETPGEDPYTVGRYSVNFVRGMQDVQGSETTDDPHTRPLKVSTCCKHYAAYDLDNWFGVTRFDFDSRVTQQDMVETFVRPFETCVREGDSSSIMCSFNRINGIPVCADPQLMSQTFRDDWQLHGYIVSDCDSIEVIYERQKWLNGTPEEAVARVMKAGLDLDCGYGPLNYYMNFTESAVKQGLVRESDIDNALKNLYMLLMRVGFFDNIPAFEPLGTNDICTEEKRELAVDAARQAIVLLKNDDNTLPLDASKYKSIALVGPHANATEAMIGNYAGIPCRYLSPLDAFSTDADSVEYVQACDVKCTNDSLFGPAVAAAKNASATFIFVGLDLSIEAEERDRMDLLLPGSQTELVNKVADASAGPVILVILSGSCLDVSFAHENPKIGAIIWAGYPGGEGGQAIADVVFGRYNPGGKLPITWYKNEYIEQIPMTSMPLRPVDEFGYPGRTYKFFNGTALYPFGYGLSYSNYTYGGVRCFSSSVTISLDSTEFCKPLSYKEGGNASTCPALKIDELPCKETMEFDVGVTNHGTRGGSNVVIVYSKPPAEVADAPLKQVVGYQRVFVPAGGTAKVHFSLNACKALGLVEKTAYTVLPSGTSTIVVGDGDVAVSFPVEVQFQL, translated from the exons ATGGCAGCATCCTCCTTATTCCCTCGGCTGCTCTTCCTGCTATCCTTTACACTGTATattcccccctcctcctcctctcggtCCGTTCCTCCGGCTACTGCTGCCGCCACAGCTGCAACACCTGCGGCATTGGCATCGGCATTGGCACCGGGCCTGCCGCCCTACAAGCCCGGTCCCATCACGACCAATGGAAAGAACTACACCAAGGCCTGCGACCCCGCCCGGTTCGCCGACCTGGGCCTGGACATGGCTGACTTCCTCTACTGCAACTCCTCGCTGGGGTACGCGGAGAGGGTGAGAGACCTCGTCGGCCGCATGACGCTGGTGGAGAAGATCGCCAACCTCGGGGACCGGGCGCAGGGGGCGGCCCGGATCGGGCTCCCCAAGTACGGGTGGTGGTCGGAGGCCCTCCACGGCGTCGCCTCCACGGGCCACGCCACCTACTTCGGCGACGTGGTCCCCGCGGCCACCAGCTTCCCCAATGTCATcctcaccgccgccgccttcaACGAGACGCTGTGGAAGGCGATCGCGCAGGCGATATCGACGGAGGGGCGGGCCATGTACAACTTGGGCCACACTGGGCTGACGTTCTGGAGCCCGAACATAAACGTGGCGAGGGACCCCAGATGGGGGAGGGTGCTGGAGACCCCCGGAGAGGACCCCTACACGGTGGGCCGCTACTCCGTCAACTTCGTGCGGGGAATGCAGGACGTGCAAGGCTCAGAGACCACGGACGACCCCCACACCCGCCCTCTCAAGGTCTCCACCTGCTGCAAGCACTACGCCGCCTACGACCTCGACAACTGGTTCGGCGTCACCCGTTTCGACTTCGACTCCAGG GTCACTCAGCAAGACATGGTGGAGACGTTCGTTCGCCCGTTCGAGACGTGCGTCCGCGAAGGCGACTCGAGCAGCATCATGTGCTCCTTCAACCGCATCAACGGCATTCCGGTCTGCGCAGATCCACAGCTCATGTCGCAGACCTTCCGCGACGATTGGCAGCTCCATGG TTACATTGTTTCCGACTGCGACTCTATCGAGGTCATCTATGAGCGCCAGAAGTGGCTCAACGGCACACCGGAGGAGGCCGTTGCCCGCGTTATGAAAGCCG gCTTGGATTTGGATTGTGGGTATGGTCCGCTCAACTACTACATGAACTTCACCGAGTCTGCGGTGAAGCAAGGGCTGGTCCGCGAGTCGGACATTGACAATGCATTGAAGAACCTGTACATGCTCCTCATGCGGGTTGGATTCTTCGACAACATCCCCGCTTTTGAGCCCCTCGGCACAAATGATATTTGCACTGAAGAGAAGAGGGAATTGGCTGTGGATGCTGCGAGGCAAGCCATTGTGCTTCTGAAGAACGACGACAACACGTTGCCTCTTGACGCCAGCAAGTATAAGAGCATCGCCTTGGTCGGTCCCCATGCCAATGCCACTGAAGCCATGATCGGAAACTATGCAG GCATCCCGTGCCGCTACCTATCGCCGCTCGACGCCTTCTCCACGGATGCAGACTCAGTCGAGTATGTGCAAGCCTGCGATGTGAAGTGCACGAACGACAGCTTGTTCGGCCCAGCCGTTGCGGCTGCCAAGAATGCGAGTGCGACCTTCATTTTCGTGGGGCTCGATCTCTCGATTGAAGCCGAGGAGAGAGACCGCATGGACCTCCTCCTCCCAGGTAGCCAAACCGAGCTCGTGAACAAGGTCGCAGATGCATCTGCGGGTCCTGTCATCTTAGTCATCCTGTCTGGAAGCTGCCTCGACGTCTCATTCGCGCATGAAAACCCTAAAATTGGTGCCATTATCTGGGCCGGCTACCCTGGCGGTGAAGGTGGTCAAGCCATTGCCGACGTAGTCTTCGGGCGGTACAATCCGGGAGGGAAGCTACCGATTACTTGGTACAAGAACGAATACATTGAACAAATCCCGATGACTTCGATGCCGCTGCGCCCTGTCGACGAGTTTGGGTATCCGGGGCGGACCTACAAGTTCTTTAATGGAACTGCACTGTACCCATTCGGGTACGGGCTCAGTTACAGTAACTACACTTACGGTGGAGTCCGGTGCTTTTCGAGCTCCGTAACTATCAGCCTCGACTCTACCGAGTTCTGTAAGCCGCTTTCCTACAAGGAGGGAGGGAACGCAAGCACCTGCCCGGCTCTCAAGATTGACGAGCTACCTTGCAAGGAGACGATGGAGTTCGATGTCGGGGTGACTAATCACGGGACAAGAGGTGGCAGCAACGTGGTGATTGTGTACTCGAAACCGCCTGCGGAGGTGGCGGATGCGCCACTGAAGCAGGTGGTGGGGTACCAGAGGGTGTTCGTGCCGGCCGGTGGGACGGCAAAGGTGCATTTCAGCCTCAACGCGTGCAAGGCACTTGGGTTGGTCGAGAAGACGGCATATACCGTTCTGCCTTCAGGCACGAGCACCATCGTGGTTGGTGACGGCGATGTGGCTGTGTCATTCCCCGTTGAGGTTCAGTTTCAGCTGTAG